The Syntrophorhabdaceae bacterium genome includes a region encoding these proteins:
- the tpiA gene encoding triose-phosphate isomerase → MRGWMVAGNWKMHNTIDEAIALSRYIVENTKNIQGGEIVLAPPFTSLRSVYNVIEGSHVRLAAQNMYFEEKGAYTGEISPSMLKDAGCKYVIIGHSERRKYFLETDENINIKTKKALASGLMPIVCVGETLEEREKGITEYVVGIQVKKALYGIEKINDIVIAYEPVWAIGTGKNATPDEAETVHRFIRDLIRGLYGGAAEDQKILYGGSVTPENIGSLIEMKDIDGALVGGASLKGEGFVGIINKVVEKR, encoded by the coding sequence AGATGAGGCGATTGCCCTTTCAAGATATATTGTGGAGAACACAAAAAATATCCAGGGAGGCGAGATTGTCCTGGCGCCTCCTTTTACATCATTACGTTCAGTTTACAATGTCATAGAAGGATCACATGTCAGGCTTGCTGCCCAGAATATGTATTTTGAAGAAAAGGGCGCATATACCGGTGAGATCTCACCTTCTATGCTCAAGGATGCAGGGTGCAAGTATGTTATCATCGGCCACTCAGAGAGGAGAAAATATTTTCTCGAAACCGATGAGAACATAAATATCAAGACAAAAAAGGCACTTGCATCTGGTCTTATGCCTATTGTGTGTGTGGGTGAAACATTGGAGGAGAGGGAAAAAGGCATTACAGAGTATGTTGTAGGCATTCAGGTAAAAAAAGCCCTTTATGGCATAGAAAAGATTAATGATATAGTCATAGCCTATGAACCTGTATGGGCTATTGGGACAGGAAAGAATGCAACTCCGGATGAGGCAGAGACAGTCCATAGGTTCATAAGGGATTTAATAAGGGGCTTATATGGTGGTGCCGCAGAGGATCAAAAGATCCTATACGGTGGAAGTGTAACCCCTGAAAATATAGGCTCACTTATAGAGATGAAAGATATTGATGGCGCCCTTGTCGGAGGTGCATCCTTGAAAGGAGAAGGATTTGTTGGTATAAT